The sequence below is a genomic window from Fibrobacter sp. UWB10.
CGCTCACCCTGTTCTTAAGGGGATGACCATCATCGCCATCAGTTCTTCGAGCGAAACATCTTCGAGCAGCAGCGAGGCAAAGTCTTCAAGTTCTTCTGTCAAGGAAACGTCCAGTTCGTCCGAAGGAGCGAAATCCAGTTCCTCTAAAGAACCGAAATCTAGCTCGTCCGGCAAGAACTCCATTGTCGAGAGTCTTGTATTGGACTTCCACTACAATCTGTCCATCGACCACAGAATCATCTCGATTACAGGCGTTCCCGCCAACACTCATGTCGCCTTGTTCGACATGAATGGAACGCTTGTAGACTGGAAGCTGACAAAATCTAACGGTGCAACGCTTGCCGCACCTCGCTCCGGACGCTATATTGTCCGAATCAAGGCGCAAAACCAAAGCGTCATCGTAAAATAAAGCGACGGCTTAATAAATCAACTTCATTTCATCTACAATGAGCGTAGCACCTGATACGCCCTTGTAGTGATTTCCGTCGGCGCTGGAGGCGAACACCACGCGAATGTGAGTCACGGGTTCTTCTCCTGTTCCCTGCACAAGACCGTTATTGATAGCGGACTTGTTCGAAGACTTCAACCTAGTATCAAAAGTGGAAGAATTTTCGATGGGAGATCCTTCAAGAGGCACGCCGTACTTGAGTTTCAGGCGAAGCGTGCGCATGCCATTTTCATCGGGTTCCGAAACGCTTACTACGTCCGGATTTTCGCGGCCGGAGTTGTCAGCCTTGGTGGAACGGAACCAAGCCGAGGCCACCAGCGTGTTGACATCGGTGGACTTGCGGTTCACATTCTTGTTGCCGGTGCGGTTTTCGAGCAGAATATAAATGTCGCAGCTGTCGCCCTTGCCTTCGTAGCTAAACTTGACTTCCATGTATTCGGGCCTTGCCGCAAAAGGCTTGCCAAAATCCAGAAGTTCATTGCCATCGGGCCAAGTCGAAGAACTGGCCATCGAAAGCGTGCCCACGCCATTAGGGTTAAAGTCGGCCGTATAGAGGCTTCCGCTTGCAATCTTAGTAAGAGCAGAACCGGTTTTAATCATTGCACCAATCATAGAGCCCGAAGTTTTCTTTTCGGTGGTTGTCAAAATCGTATTGGCGTTGCCCCAAATAGAATCCGGCGAGACATCATTCTTGTTCCAGGAGTTGAAATTTTCGCCCGGCAACTGGTAGCCCGCCTTCACCGAATAAGTGACGCTTTCGTCGTCTTCATTCGTCACCTTGACCTGCACGCCCGCGCCAAAATCGTAGGACTCGCCCACGGTCACACTAGCCTCAGCACCTTCCGAAAGTTCCATCGCCGAAAGTTCAAGGGCGGTTAAATCCGTACGGAAGGCAAGATCGTCTACATGAATAGACTTGCTTTCTTCATCGATGACGGCATCTTTTCCGGCAATAGAAAGTGCTAGAATCTTGGGGGTCTCGGCAGAGCCGGGTTCACCAGATTCCG
It includes:
- a CDS encoding PCMD domain-containing protein encodes the protein MKQWIFLALMIVLGACSADYDTFDTSDYRELKEIAVAEQDGSPAIYSEQHRIEFDLVDVPDSLETWESVTIEELNLSHFATLHLAEGKIKNFPTDSAGLDSLANKVKYSKNTIEEGEIIQIPSSHVLYVVVVSESGKKSVWQLTFNIPNVEPESGSESSSSSAKSSSSAEGKSSNSKKSDKSSSSESKESSSSSQKSDEPDSSAATSSSSESGEPGSAETPKILALSIAGKDAVIDEESKSIHVDDLAFRTDLTALELSAMELSEGAEASVTVGESYDFGAGVQVKVTNEDDESVTYSVKAGYQLPGENFNSWNKNDVSPDSIWGNANTILTTTEKKTSGSMIGAMIKTGSALTKIASGSLYTADFNPNGVGTLSMASSSTWPDGNELLDFGKPFAARPEYMEVKFSYEGKGDSCDIYILLENRTGNKNVNRKSTDVNTLVASAWFRSTKADNSGRENPDVVSVSEPDENGMRTLRLKLKYGVPLEGSPIENSSTFDTRLKSSNKSAINNGLVQGTGEEPVTHIRVVFASSADGNHYKGVSGATLIVDEMKLIY